One genomic segment of Alicycliphilus denitrificans K601 includes these proteins:
- the fabI gene encoding enoyl-ACP reductase FabI: MTRNLQGKKGLVVGIANESSIAWGCARAFHAAGADLAITWLNDKARPYVQPLAERLEAGIQMPLDVEQPGQLEAVFDTITRQWGRLDFVLHSIAFAPAADLHGRVIDCSREGFARAMDVSCHSFLRMARLAEPLMPQGGSLLTMSYLGAAEVIDNYGLMGPVKAALESGVRYMATELGPKGIRVNAVSPGPLATRAASGIAQFDQLMADAVQRAPLGRLVDIDDVGALCAFLAGNTARSITGSTLYVDAGVHIMG; this comes from the coding sequence ATGACCCGGAACCTGCAAGGCAAGAAGGGGCTGGTGGTCGGCATTGCGAACGAAAGCAGCATCGCCTGGGGCTGCGCGCGTGCCTTCCACGCCGCCGGCGCCGACCTCGCCATCACCTGGCTCAACGACAAGGCAAGGCCCTATGTGCAGCCGCTTGCCGAGCGGCTGGAGGCCGGCATACAGATGCCGCTGGACGTGGAGCAGCCTGGCCAGCTGGAGGCGGTGTTCGACACCATCACCCGGCAATGGGGGCGGCTGGACTTCGTGCTGCACTCCATTGCCTTTGCCCCGGCCGCCGACCTGCATGGCCGCGTGATCGACTGCTCGCGCGAGGGTTTCGCGCGCGCCATGGACGTCTCCTGCCATTCCTTCCTGCGCATGGCCCGGCTGGCCGAGCCGCTGATGCCGCAAGGCGGCAGCCTGCTGACCATGAGCTACCTGGGCGCGGCGGAGGTCATCGACAACTACGGGCTCATGGGCCCCGTCAAGGCAGCGCTGGAGTCCGGCGTGCGCTACATGGCCACGGAGCTCGGCCCCAAGGGCATACGCGTGAACGCCGTATCGCCCGGCCCGCTGGCCACGCGCGCGGCATCGGGCATTGCGCAGTTCGACCAGCTCATGGCCGACGCCGTGCAGCGCGCACCGCTGGGCCGCCTGGTGGACATTGACGACGTGGGAGCGCTGTGCGCCTTCCTGGCGGGCAATACGGCGCGTTCGATCACTGGCAGCACGCTGTACGTGGATGCCGGCGTGCACATCATGGGTTGA
- a CDS encoding efflux transporter outer membrane subunit, whose product MNAYTHTPGRMRHAACAAAALLLAGCTSLAPPYEAPALPVPAHYAGVAEAGNAQAADMAWRDYFTDPALQAVIEQALANNRDLRRATLRVAEARAAYGIQRAEELPSVGASAGLMRIGLPDNLTSLASSLPATLTSYSAFAGISSWELDLWGRVRNLSEAALHQYFAAEWTQRGAAVSLVAQTANAWLALRETDERLALARQALDNRAESLRIFSRRMEVGATSRLDLTQVRMLHQQARSLVAQLEQQRATQQHALDLIVGAPTPVAAGARLPATDALRPLPAGLPSDLLTRRPDIQAAEQQLRAAHAQIGVARAAFLPSISLTAMAGSASGELSDLFGSGTGAWLFRPAISVPLFTAGKLQNNLNLAEVRRDAAVVQYEQAIQGAFRDVSDALATQAGLTQQVQVLDDMLATQVERARLSRLRYDNGAARFLEVLDAERDLLATAQQLTQTRRALLSSRVALYAALGGGADPSPVSMNPSATP is encoded by the coding sequence ATGAACGCATACACACACACACCCGGCCGCATGCGGCACGCCGCATGCGCGGCGGCTGCGCTGCTGCTGGCGGGCTGCACATCGCTCGCCCCTCCCTACGAAGCCCCGGCCCTGCCCGTGCCGGCGCACTACGCCGGGGTGGCAGAGGCAGGCAACGCACAGGCTGCCGACATGGCCTGGCGCGACTACTTCACCGACCCGGCCCTGCAGGCGGTGATTGAGCAGGCGCTGGCGAACAACCGCGACCTGCGCCGGGCCACGCTGCGCGTGGCCGAGGCCCGCGCCGCCTACGGCATCCAGCGCGCCGAAGAGCTGCCCAGCGTGGGCGCCAGCGCCGGCCTGATGCGCATCGGCCTGCCCGACAACCTGACCTCCCTGGCCAGCTCGCTGCCCGCCACGCTGACCAGCTACAGCGCCTTTGCCGGCATCAGCAGCTGGGAGTTGGATCTTTGGGGCCGCGTGCGCAACCTGAGCGAGGCGGCGCTGCACCAGTACTTTGCCGCCGAATGGACGCAGCGCGGCGCTGCGGTCAGCCTGGTGGCGCAGACGGCCAACGCCTGGCTGGCCCTGCGCGAAACCGACGAGCGCCTGGCCCTGGCACGGCAGGCACTGGACAACCGGGCCGAGTCGCTGCGCATCTTCAGCCGGCGCATGGAAGTGGGCGCCACTTCCCGGCTCGACCTGACCCAGGTGCGCATGCTGCACCAGCAGGCCCGGTCCCTGGTCGCGCAACTGGAACAGCAGCGCGCCACGCAGCAGCATGCGCTCGACCTGATCGTCGGCGCGCCCACGCCCGTGGCCGCAGGAGCGCGCCTGCCCGCCACCGACGCCCTGCGCCCCCTGCCCGCGGGCCTGCCCTCGGACCTGCTCACACGCCGCCCCGACATACAGGCCGCCGAGCAGCAGCTGCGCGCAGCCCATGCACAGATCGGCGTGGCGCGTGCGGCCTTCCTGCCGTCGATCTCCCTCACGGCCATGGCCGGCAGCGCCAGCGGCGAGCTGAGCGACCTGTTTGGCAGCGGCACCGGGGCCTGGCTGTTCCGGCCCGCCATCAGCGTGCCCCTTTTCACGGCGGGCAAGCTCCAGAACAACCTGAACCTGGCCGAGGTGCGGCGCGACGCCGCCGTGGTGCAGTACGAGCAGGCCATACAGGGCGCGTTCCGCGATGTGTCCGACGCGCTGGCCACGCAGGCGGGCCTGACGCAGCAGGTGCAGGTGCTGGACGACATGCTCGCCACCCAGGTCGAGCGCGCACGCCTGTCACGCCTGCGCTATGACAACGGCGCCGCGCGCTTCCTCGAAGTGCTGGACGCCGAGCGCGACCTGCTGGCCACGGCGCAGCAACTGACGCAGACCCGGCGCGCCCTGCTGTCCAGCCGCGTTGCGCTGTATGCCGCCCTGGGCGGCGGCGCAGACCCCTCCCCCGTATCCATGAATCCGAGCGCTACACCATGA
- a CDS encoding HlyD family secretion protein, which translates to MNPTVKKWIPAAIAVALAVSGYVYWTGHRDAGPGEGFVSGNGRIEATEVDVATKLAGRVQAILVDEGTFVKAGQVLARMDIGSLQAQREEAAARQVQAKTAVDTARAQVVLRESDLRTAEAQVAARAAELDAAERRLARSITLEKEGASSGQELDDDRARVRTQRASLDAAKAQVAAAQAAVTAAKAQATGSVASTDAAIATVARIDADLQDAQLVAPRDGRVQFLVTQPGEVLGAGGKVLNLVDLSDVYMTFFLPETVAGRVALGAEVRLVLDAVPQFVIPAQVSFVASTAQFTPKTVETASERQKLMFRVKARIDRALLAKYPEQVKTGLPGVAWVRLDADQPWPANLANVVQP; encoded by the coding sequence ATGAACCCGACCGTCAAAAAATGGATTCCCGCCGCCATCGCGGTGGCGCTGGCCGTGAGCGGCTATGTCTACTGGACCGGCCACCGCGACGCCGGGCCGGGCGAAGGCTTCGTGAGCGGCAACGGCCGCATCGAGGCGACCGAGGTGGATGTGGCCACCAAGCTGGCGGGCCGCGTGCAGGCCATCCTGGTGGACGAGGGCACCTTCGTCAAGGCCGGACAGGTCCTGGCGCGCATGGACATCGGCAGCCTGCAGGCCCAGCGCGAAGAGGCCGCCGCGCGTCAGGTGCAGGCCAAGACCGCCGTCGACACCGCACGCGCCCAGGTGGTGCTGCGCGAGAGCGACCTGCGCACCGCCGAGGCCCAGGTGGCCGCGCGCGCGGCCGAACTGGACGCCGCCGAGCGCCGCCTGGCGCGCTCCATCACGCTGGAGAAGGAGGGCGCCTCGTCCGGCCAGGAGCTGGACGACGACCGCGCCCGCGTGCGCACCCAGCGGGCCTCGCTGGACGCCGCCAAGGCCCAGGTGGCCGCTGCGCAGGCAGCGGTGACGGCGGCCAAGGCGCAGGCCACCGGCTCGGTTGCATCGACCGATGCGGCCATCGCCACTGTCGCCCGCATCGATGCCGACCTGCAGGACGCGCAGCTGGTGGCCCCGCGCGACGGACGCGTGCAGTTCCTCGTGACCCAGCCCGGCGAGGTGCTGGGCGCCGGCGGCAAGGTGCTGAACCTGGTCGATCTGTCCGACGTGTACATGACGTTCTTCCTGCCGGAGACCGTGGCCGGCCGCGTGGCGCTGGGCGCCGAGGTGCGCCTGGTGCTGGACGCGGTGCCGCAGTTCGTGATTCCGGCGCAGGTCAGCTTCGTCGCCAGCACGGCGCAGTTCACGCCCAAGACGGTGGAGACGGCGAGCGAGCGGCAAAAGCTCATGTTCCGCGTCAAGGCACGCATCGACCGGGCGCTGCTTGCCAAGTACCCGGAGCAGGTCAAGACAGGCCTGCCCGGCGTGGCATGGGTGCGGCTTGATGCCGACCAGCCCTGGCCCGCCAACCTGGCCAACGTCGTGCAGCCATGA
- the rbbA gene encoding ribosome-associated ATPase/putative transporter RbbA — MTQSEPVVRLQDLRQQYGKTQALAGVTLDVPAGCMVGLIGPDGVGKSSLLSLIAGARAVQSGSVQVLGGDMASKAHRDAVCPRIAYMPQGLGKNLYPTLSVEENLQFFARLFGHGSEERRRRIDELTRSTGLHPFLNRPAGKLSGGMKQKLGLCCALIHDPDLLILDEPTTGVDPLARSQFWDLIDRIRRQRPGMSVMVATAYMDEAQRFHWLVAMDEGQVLATGAPQEMLERTGCSSLEDAFIALMPEEKKRGHQPVVIPPLQVDDADVAIEAQGLTMRFGNFTAVDHVNFRIRRGEIFGFLGSNGCGKSTTMKMLTGLLPASEGKAWLFGKPVDPHDIATRRRVGYMSQAFSLYGELTVRQNLVLHAQLFHVPADQQAARVQAMVERFDLQNDLDALPESLPLGVRQRLSLAVAMVHEPELLILDEPTSGVDPIARDRFWQLLADLSRRDRVTIFISTHFMNEAARCDRMSMMHAGRVLDSDRPAALIAKRGAATLEDAFIGYLVEAEGDAPAADEEPAAVVQAAPAAAHASPAHSSAFSLQRLFSYLWREALELQRDPVRAAMALLGSLVLMFVIGYGITMDVENLQYAVLDRDRTEASQNYALNLSGSRYFIERPPVIDEADLDRRMRSGELSLAIEIPPGFGRDMLRGRPVQIAAWIDGAMPQRAETIRGYVAGLHQQWLLQQLRERGISMPQSASVETRYRYNPDVKSLPAMVPAVIALLLLMLPAMLTALAVVREKELGSIINLYVTPVTRLEFLVGKQLPYVGLAMVNFLLMCAASITVFDVPITGSFWTLALATLVYAVVATGIGLVASSITNSQSAAMFIALVVTMVPAVQFSGLLHPVTSLEGAGRMIGEIFPATYMLIISRGVFSKALGLRELGSVLVPLLIAVPVIMGAAVALLKKQEA; from the coding sequence ATGACGCAGAGCGAGCCCGTCGTTCGCCTGCAGGACCTGCGCCAGCAATACGGCAAGACGCAGGCGCTGGCCGGCGTCACGCTGGACGTGCCGGCCGGCTGCATGGTGGGGCTGATCGGCCCGGACGGCGTGGGCAAGTCCAGCCTGCTGTCGCTGATCGCGGGCGCGCGTGCCGTGCAGTCGGGCAGCGTGCAGGTGCTGGGCGGCGACATGGCCAGCAAGGCGCACCGCGACGCCGTCTGCCCGCGCATCGCCTACATGCCGCAGGGCCTGGGCAAGAACCTGTACCCGACGCTGTCGGTCGAGGAAAACCTGCAGTTCTTCGCGCGCCTGTTCGGCCACGGAAGCGAGGAGCGGCGCCGGCGCATCGACGAGCTGACGCGCTCCACCGGGCTGCACCCGTTCCTGAACCGGCCGGCGGGCAAGCTCTCGGGCGGGATGAAGCAAAAGCTCGGCCTGTGCTGCGCGCTGATCCACGACCCCGACCTGCTCATCCTCGACGAGCCGACCACCGGCGTCGATCCGCTGGCGCGCTCGCAGTTCTGGGACCTGATCGATCGCATCCGCCGCCAGCGCCCCGGCATGAGCGTGATGGTGGCCACCGCCTACATGGACGAGGCACAGCGCTTTCACTGGCTGGTGGCCATGGACGAGGGCCAGGTGCTGGCCACGGGCGCGCCGCAGGAGATGCTGGAGCGCACCGGCTGCTCCTCGCTGGAGGACGCCTTCATCGCCCTCATGCCCGAGGAGAAAAAGCGCGGCCACCAGCCGGTGGTGATACCGCCGCTGCAGGTGGACGACGCAGACGTCGCCATCGAAGCCCAGGGCCTGACCATGCGCTTCGGCAACTTCACTGCGGTGGACCACGTCAACTTCCGCATCCGCCGGGGCGAGATCTTCGGCTTCCTCGGCTCCAACGGCTGCGGCAAGTCGACGACCATGAAGATGCTCACCGGCCTGCTGCCCGCGAGCGAGGGCAAGGCCTGGCTGTTCGGCAAGCCGGTCGATCCGCACGACATCGCCACGCGCCGGCGCGTGGGTTACATGTCGCAGGCGTTCTCGCTGTATGGCGAGCTGACGGTGCGGCAGAACCTGGTGCTGCACGCGCAGCTGTTCCATGTGCCCGCCGACCAGCAGGCCGCGCGCGTGCAGGCCATGGTCGAGCGCTTTGACCTGCAGAACGACCTGGACGCCCTGCCCGAGAGCCTGCCGCTGGGCGTGCGCCAGCGCCTGTCGCTGGCCGTGGCCATGGTGCACGAGCCCGAGCTCCTGATCCTGGACGAGCCGACCTCGGGCGTGGACCCGATCGCACGCGACCGCTTCTGGCAGTTGCTGGCCGACCTGTCGCGGCGCGACCGGGTGACGATCTTCATCTCCACCCACTTCATGAACGAGGCCGCGCGCTGCGACCGCATGTCGATGATGCACGCCGGGCGCGTGCTCGACAGCGACCGGCCGGCCGCACTCATCGCCAAGCGCGGCGCGGCGACGCTGGAAGATGCCTTCATCGGCTACCTGGTCGAGGCCGAGGGCGATGCCCCCGCGGCGGACGAGGAGCCGGCGGCCGTCGTGCAGGCCGCCCCCGCGGCAGCACATGCCAGCCCGGCGCACAGTTCGGCCTTCAGCCTGCAGCGCCTGTTCAGCTACCTGTGGCGCGAAGCGCTGGAGCTGCAGCGCGACCCGGTGCGTGCCGCGATGGCGCTGCTCGGCTCGCTGGTGCTGATGTTCGTGATCGGCTACGGCATCACGATGGACGTGGAAAACCTGCAATACGCCGTGCTCGACCGCGACCGCACGGAGGCGAGCCAGAACTACGCGCTGAACCTGTCGGGCTCGCGCTACTTCATCGAACGTCCGCCGGTCATCGACGAGGCCGACCTCGACCGGCGCATGCGCAGCGGCGAGCTGTCGCTGGCCATTGAGATCCCGCCCGGCTTCGGGCGCGACATGCTGCGCGGGCGCCCGGTGCAGATCGCCGCCTGGATAGACGGCGCCATGCCGCAGCGCGCCGAGACCATTCGCGGCTACGTCGCCGGCCTGCACCAGCAATGGCTGCTCCAGCAGCTGCGCGAGCGCGGCATCTCCATGCCGCAGTCCGCCAGCGTGGAGACACGCTACCGCTACAACCCCGACGTGAAAAGCCTGCCCGCCATGGTGCCCGCCGTGATTGCGCTGCTGCTGCTCATGCTGCCGGCCATGCTGACGGCGCTGGCCGTGGTGCGCGAGAAGGAGCTGGGCTCCATCATCAACCTGTACGTCACGCCGGTCACGCGGCTGGAGTTCCTGGTCGGCAAGCAACTGCCCTACGTGGGGCTGGCGATGGTGAACTTCCTGCTCATGTGCGCCGCGTCCATCACCGTGTTCGACGTGCCCATCACCGGCAGCTTCTGGACGCTGGCGCTGGCGACGCTGGTGTATGCCGTCGTCGCCACGGGCATCGGCCTGGTGGCATCGTCCATCACCAACAGCCAGAGCGCGGCCATGTTCATCGCCCTGGTGGTGACCATGGTGCCGGCCGTGCAGTTCAGCGGGCTGCTGCACCCCGTCACCTCGCTGGAGGGCGCGGGCCGCATGATCGGCGAGATCTTCCCGGCCACCTACATGCTGATCATCAGCCGCGGCGTGTTCAGCAAGGCACTGGGCCTGCGCGAGCTGGGCAGCGTGCTGGTGCCGCTGTTGATCGCAGTGCCGGTAATCATGGGCGCGGCCGTGGCGCTGCTGAAGAAACAGGAGGCCTGA
- a CDS encoding ABC transporter permease: MNAFTRHLANIARLGVKELWSLWRDPMMLVLIVYLFTVAVYSSARAIPETLHMAAIAVVDEDHSPLSQRIIGDFYPPLFTRPAVITRDEMDAGMDTGAYTFVLNIPPDFQRDVLAGRAPAVQLNVDATRMSQAFSGSGYIQQIVLGEVQDFTRRYRASTTLPVDLNARMRFNPSLTQAWFGGAMQYVNYITLVSILLTGAALIREREHGTIEHLLVMPVTPTEIMLGKVWAMGLVVLVAAGLSLGVMLRGVLGMPIEGSASLFLAGVALHLFATTSMGIFLATVARTMPQFGLLVMLTILPMQMLSGGSTPFESMPLFVQRVMQVAPTTHFVELAQAILYRGAGIDVVYKPFLILALIGSALFALSLSRFRKTISQMA, translated from the coding sequence ATGAACGCATTCACCCGCCACCTGGCCAACATCGCGCGCCTGGGCGTCAAGGAGCTGTGGAGCCTGTGGCGCGACCCGATGATGCTGGTGCTCATCGTCTACCTGTTCACGGTGGCCGTGTATTCGTCGGCGCGCGCCATTCCCGAGACGCTGCACATGGCCGCCATCGCCGTGGTGGACGAGGACCATTCCCCGCTGTCGCAGCGCATCATCGGCGACTTCTACCCGCCGCTGTTCACCCGGCCGGCCGTGATCACGCGCGACGAGATGGACGCCGGCATGGACACCGGCGCCTACACCTTCGTGCTCAACATCCCGCCCGACTTCCAGCGCGACGTGCTGGCGGGGCGCGCACCCGCCGTGCAGCTGAACGTGGACGCCACGCGCATGAGCCAGGCCTTCAGCGGCAGTGGCTACATCCAGCAGATCGTGCTCGGCGAGGTGCAGGACTTCACGCGCCGCTACCGCGCGAGCACCACGCTGCCCGTGGACCTGAACGCGCGCATGCGCTTCAACCCGTCGCTGACCCAGGCCTGGTTCGGCGGCGCCATGCAGTACGTCAACTACATCACCCTGGTGTCCATCCTGCTGACCGGCGCGGCACTGATCCGCGAGCGCGAGCACGGCACCATCGAGCACCTGCTGGTCATGCCCGTGACGCCCACCGAGATCATGCTCGGCAAGGTCTGGGCCATGGGCCTGGTGGTGCTGGTGGCGGCCGGGCTGTCGCTGGGCGTCATGCTGCGCGGCGTGCTGGGCATGCCCATCGAGGGCTCGGCGTCGCTGTTCCTGGCCGGCGTCGCGCTGCACCTGTTTGCCACCACGTCCATGGGCATCTTCCTGGCCACGGTGGCACGCACCATGCCGCAGTTCGGCCTGCTGGTGATGCTGACCATCCTGCCCATGCAGATGCTCTCGGGCGGCAGCACGCCGTTTGAATCCATGCCGCTGTTCGTGCAGCGCGTCATGCAGGTGGCGCCCACCACGCATTTCGTCGAACTCGCGCAGGCCATCCTGTACCGGGGCGCCGGCATCGACGTGGTGTACAAGCCCTTCCTGATCCTGGCGCTGATCGGCAGCGCGCTGTTCGCGCTCTCGCTCTCGCGCTTTCGCAAGACCATCAGCCAGATGGCCTGA
- a CDS encoding bifunctional enoyl-CoA hydratase/phosphate acetyltransferase has translation MPDTAPSSLTAPQDELSIVRNRTFDEIAIGDSASIERTLTQQDIQLFALLSGDVNPQHLDEDFAASTRFHGVIAHGMLGGALISAVLGTRLPGPGTIYLGQTLKFLAPVRVGDRLRITVAVRARDEAKKRLTLACTCINQDGATVISGDAEVVAPTERVERARTTLPEVRLRVGQDGVQRLLEHVRTLGTLRTAVVHPCDPLSLGGALDAHAAGIIDPVLVAPRARLMAVAEKAGLDLSGIAIEDVAHSHAAAARAVAMVQEGQVQALMKGSLHTDELMAAVVASQGGLRTKRRVSHCFVMQTPAYPRPFIITDAAINIAPTLEQKADIVRNAIDLAHAIGVAEPRVAILAAVETVNAGMPATLDAAALCKMADRGQITGGLLDGPLAFDNAVSIAAARTKGIVSEVAGRADILVVPDLESGNMLAKQLEYLGDAASAGIVLGARVPIVLTSRADSRETRLASCAMAVLLAHHYQGAPL, from the coding sequence ATGCCGGATACAGCACCATCATCCCTCACCGCCCCGCAAGACGAGCTCTCCATCGTGCGCAACCGCACCTTCGACGAGATCGCCATCGGCGACAGCGCCAGCATCGAGCGCACGCTGACCCAGCAGGACATCCAGCTCTTCGCCCTGCTCTCGGGCGACGTGAACCCGCAGCACCTCGACGAGGACTTTGCCGCCTCCACGCGCTTTCATGGCGTGATTGCCCACGGCATGCTGGGCGGCGCGCTGATCTCGGCCGTGCTGGGCACGCGCCTGCCCGGTCCCGGCACCATCTACCTGGGGCAGACGCTGAAGTTCCTGGCCCCCGTGCGCGTGGGTGACCGGCTGCGCATCACCGTCGCCGTGCGCGCGCGTGACGAAGCCAAAAAACGCCTGACGCTGGCCTGCACCTGCATCAACCAGGACGGCGCCACCGTCATCAGCGGCGACGCCGAGGTGGTTGCCCCCACCGAGCGCGTGGAGCGCGCACGCACCACCCTGCCCGAGGTGCGCCTGCGTGTGGGCCAGGACGGCGTGCAGCGTCTGCTGGAGCATGTGCGCACGCTGGGCACGCTGCGCACCGCCGTCGTCCACCCCTGCGACCCGCTGAGCCTGGGCGGCGCGCTGGACGCGCATGCCGCCGGCATCATCGACCCGGTGCTCGTGGCCCCGCGCGCACGCCTGATGGCCGTGGCCGAAAAGGCGGGCCTGGACCTGAGCGGCATCGCCATCGAAGACGTGGCGCACAGCCACGCAGCCGCCGCGCGCGCCGTGGCCATGGTGCAGGAGGGCCAGGTGCAGGCACTCATGAAGGGCAGCCTGCACACCGACGAACTCATGGCCGCCGTGGTCGCCTCGCAGGGCGGCCTGCGCACCAAGCGGCGCGTGAGCCACTGCTTCGTGATGCAGACGCCCGCCTACCCGCGCCCCTTCATCATCACCGACGCGGCCATCAACATCGCACCCACGCTGGAGCAGAAGGCCGACATCGTGCGCAACGCCATCGACCTGGCGCATGCCATCGGCGTGGCCGAGCCGCGCGTGGCCATCCTGGCGGCGGTGGAGACCGTCAACGCCGGCATGCCCGCCACGCTGGACGCGGCCGCGCTGTGCAAGATGGCCGACCGCGGGCAGATCACGGGCGGCCTGCTGGACGGGCCGCTGGCGTTCGACAACGCCGTCTCGATCGCCGCCGCGCGCACCAAGGGCATCGTCTCCGAGGTGGCGGGCCGGGCCGACATCCTCGTGGTGCCGGACCTGGAGAGCGGCAACATGCTGGCCAAGCAGCTCGAATACCTGGGCGACGCGGCCAGCGCCGGCATCGTGCTCGGCGCGCGCGTGCCCATCGTGCTCACGAGCCGCGCCGACTCGCGCGAGACGCGCCTGGCCTCGTGCGCCATGGCGGTGCTGCTGGCGCACCACTACCAGGGAGCGCCGCTATGA